One Miscanthus floridulus cultivar M001 chromosome 11, ASM1932011v1, whole genome shotgun sequence DNA window includes the following coding sequences:
- the LOC136491456 gene encoding probable potassium transporter 11, translating into MTSQSESELTNRGSMWELDQNLDQPMDEEAGRLKNMYREKKFSSALLLRLAFQSLGVVFGDLGTSPLYVFYNIFPHGIGEGEDEDVIGALSLIIYTLTLIPLLKYVFVVLRANDNGQGGTFALYSLLCRHAKINTIPNQHRTDEELTTYSRQTYEENSVAAKIKRWIESHAYKRNILLILVLIGTCTAIGDGILTPAISVLSASGGIKVQNQNMSTDIVVLVAVVILIGLFSMQHYGTDKVGWLFAPIVLLWFILIGSVGVINIHKYDSSVLKAYNPIYIYRFFQRRRNSDIWTSLGGIMLSITGTEALFADLCHFPVLAIQIAFTLIVFPCLLLAYTGQAAYIISNKTHVADAFYRSIPDAIYWPAFVIATAAAIVASQATISATYSIIKQALALGCFPRVKIVHTSKKFLGQIYIPDINWILLVLCIAVTAGFKNQSQIGNAYGTAVVIVMLVTTFLMVPIMLLVWKSHWILVVTFIVLSLMVEVPYFVACILKIDQGGWVPLVVATAFFVIMYVWHFCTVKRYEFEMHSKVSMAWILGLGPSLGLVRVPGIGFVYTELASGVPHIFSHFITNLPAIHSVVVFVCVKYLPVYTVPTEERFLVRRIGPKNFHMFRCVARYGYKDLHKRDEDFERMLFDCVLFFVRLESMMEGYSDSDEFSVPEQAPGSGRAAFLGERACATMCSNGELSFSSQDSIVPTAQSPLPPRGLRLQLQCSASASAVGQASGGDTVGDELEFLNRCKDAGVVHILGNTIVRARRDSGVVKKLAVDYMYAFMRRVCRENSVIFNVPHESLLNVGQIYYI; encoded by the exons ATGACATCGCAGTCAGAAAGTGAGCTGACAAACCGGGGAAGCATGTGGGAGCTAGATCAGAACCTTGATCAACCCATGGATGAGGAGGCGGGCAGGCTGAAGAATATGTACAGAGAAAAG AAGTTCTCATCAGCTTTGTTACTACGGCTGGCATTTCAGAGCCTTGGAGTGGTCTTTGGTGACTTGGGCACGTCACCTTTATATGTGTTCTATAATATATTTCCTCATGGAATAGGCGAGGGTGAGGATGAGGATGTTATTGGAGCTCTTTCCTTGATTATTTACACCCTCACTCTCATACCACTTCTGAAGTATGTATTTGTTGTCTTGAGGGCAAATGACAATGGTCAAG GTGGTACATTTGCTCTTTATTCCCTATTATGCCGTCATGCAAAGATCAACACCATACCTAATCAACACAGGACCGATGAGGAATTGACGACATATAGTCGGCAAACCTATGAAGAGAATTCAGTTGCAGCAAAAATAAAGAGATGGATAGAGTCACATGCCTATAAGAGAAACATTCTTCTTATTCTCGTTTTAATTGGTACTTGTACAGCAATTGGAGATGGAATCCTTACACCTGCTATATCTG TTCTTTCTGCATCAGGTGGCATTAAGGTCCAGAATCAGAACATGAGTACCG ATATTGTTGTGCTTGTCGCTGTGGTCATCTTAATCGGATTATTTAGCATGCAACACTATGGAACAGATAAAGTGGGATGGCTCTTTGCACCAATAGTTCTCCTCTGGTTCATCCTAATTGGAAGCGTCGGAGTTATAAACATACACAAGTATGATAGCTCTGTGTTAAAAGCATACAACCCAATATATATATACCGGTTTTTCCAACGGAGAAGGAATTCTGACATCTGGACGTCTCTGGGAGGAATCATGCTTAGCATCACGG GAACTGAAGCGTTATTTGCTGATCTCTGTCACTTTCCTGTGTTGGCAATTCAG ATTGCTTTCACCTTGATTGTGTTTCCATGCCTTCTACTGGCGTACACAGGGCAGGCTGCCTACATAATTTCCAACAAAACACATGTGGCTGACGCCTTCTACCGATCAATTCCAG ATGCCATATACTGGCCAGCCTTCGTCATAGCAACTGCTGCAGCAATTGTTGCAAGTCAAGCCACCATATCCGCAACCTACTCAATCATAAAGCAAGCTCTTGCACTTGGTTGCTTCCCCCGTGTGAAGATAGTCCACACCTCGAAGAAATTCCTTGGACAGATTTACATCCCTGACATCAACTGGATCCTTCTGGTTCTCTGCATTGCTGTAACTGCTGGATTCAAGAACCAAAGCCAGATAGGAAATGCATATG GTACTGCAGTGGTTATAGTTATGCTAGTTACGACATTCCTGATggtgccaataatgctgctggtATGGAAGAGCCACTGGATCCTCGTGGTCACCTTCATCGTGCTCTCTCTCATGGTGGAGGTTCCCTACTTCGTGGCGTGCATCCTGAAGATCGATCAGGGCGGCTGGGTCCCGCTCGTCGTGGCGACTGCCTTCTTCGTCATCATGTACGTGTGGCATTTCTGCACGGTGAAGCGGTACGAGTTCGAGATGCACAGCAAGGTGTCCATGGCGTGGATCCTGGGGCTGGGCCCGAGCCTGGGCCTGGTGAGGGTCCCGGGGATCGGCTTCGTGTACACGGAGCTGGCGAGCGGCGTGCCGCACATCTTCTCCCACTTCATCACCAACCTCCCCGCGATCCACTCGGTGGTGGTGTTCGTCTGCGTCAAGTACCTCCCCGTGTACACGGTGCCGACGGAGGAGCGGTTCCTGGTGCGGAGGATCGGGCCCAAGAACTTCCACATGTTCCGGTGCGTGGCGAGGTACGGCTACAAGGACCTGCACAAGAGGGACGAGGACTTCGAGAGGATGCTGTTCGACTGCGTCCTCTTCTTCGTCCGGCTGGAGAGCATGATGGAGGGCTACTCCGACTCGGACGAGTTCAGCGTGCCGGAGCAGGCGCCCGGCTCCGGCCGCGCGGCGTTCCTGGGCGAGCGGGCCTGCGCGACCATGTGCTCCAACGGGGAGCTGAGCTTCTCGTCGCAGGACTCGATCGTGCCCACCGCGCAGTCGCCCCTGCCGCCGAGGGGGCTGCGGCTGCAGCTGCAGTGCTCAGCGTCGGCGTCGGCCGTGGGGCAGGCCAGCGGCGGCGACACGGTGGGCGACGAGCTGGAGTTCCTGAACCGGTGCAAGGACGCCGGCGTGGTGCACATCCTCGGGAACACCATCGTGCGCGCGCGCCGGGACTCGGGCGTCGTgaagaagctcgccgtcgactaCATGTACGCCTTCATGAGGAGGGTGTGCAGGGAGAACAGCGTCATCTTCAACGTGCCCCATGAGAGTCTGCTCAATGTCGGGCAGATATACTATATCTGA
- the LOC136493716 gene encoding uncharacterized protein isoform X1, whose translation MPLHLLSSPAAAAKLAAGLRAAPLRRCHSFAPPLRHTDRVALASSLSVAARSASPAVAAAQTELSVSGKKQVLISLSNKTDLAYLGNGLQGLGYSIVSTGGTASSLEAAGVSVTKVEEITHFPEMLDGRVKTLHPSVHGGILARRDQEHHLKALKDHGIGTFDVVVVNLYPFYDKVTSGNISFEDGIETIDIGGPTMIRAAAKNHKDVLIVVDHNDYPALLEYLKGNQEDQQFRRMLAWKAFQHVASYDSVVSEWFWKQSNKGEMFPPSFTVPLELKSTLRYGENPHQSAAFYTDKSLSRVGAGGIGNLIQHHGKEMSYNNYLDADAAWNCVSEFDSPTCVVVKHTNPCGVASRQDILEAYRLAVKGDAVSAFGGIVAFNTIIDEDLAKEIREFRSPTDGQTRMFYEIVVAPGYTDKGLEILQGKSKTLRILEAKRSGKGMLSLRQVSGGWLAQESDDLTPEEITFTTKSERSPQENELADAKFAWLCAKHVKSNAIVIAKNNCMLGMGSGQPNRRESVRIAFRKAGEEAKGAALASDAFFPFAWNDAVEEACQNGIGIIAQPGGSKKDEDAIACCNKYGVSLVLTGVRHFKH comes from the exons ATGCCGCTCCACCTGCTCTCgtccccggccgccgccgccaagctCGCCGCAGGCCTGCGCGCGGCGCCTCTCCGCCGCTGCCACAGCTTCGCCCCGCCGCTGCGACACACG GACCGCGTGGCCCTGGCGTCGTCCCTCTCGGTGGCGGCGCGGTCTGCCAGCCCCGCCGTGGCAGCGGCGCAGACCGAGCTCAGCG TTTCAGGAAAGAAACAAGTATTGATATCTCTTTCGAACAAAACAGACTTGGCTTATCTTGGCAACGGTCTTCAGGGCTTGGG GTATTCCATCGTCTCCACTGGTGGAACAGCATCCAGCCTGGAAGCCGCAGGAGTCAGTGTAACAAAAGTTGAAGAAATCACACATTTCCCTGAAATG CTTGATGGACGAGTGAAAACATTGCACCCAAGTGTACATGGTGGTATTCTTGCCAGGAGAGACCAGGAGCATCATTTGAAGGCACTAAAGGATCATGGAATTG GGACATTTGATGTGGTTGTGGTTAATTTGTATCCCTTTTATGACAAAGTCACCTCTGGTAACATCTCTTTTGAGGATGGCATTGAAACTATTGATATTGGTGGGCCCACAATGATCAGAGCTGCAGCCAAG AACCATAAGGATGTTCTTATTGTGGTGGATCATAATGATTATCCTGCTTTACTGGAGTACCTTAAAGGAAATCAAGAGGATCAGCAGTTCCGCAGGATGTTGGCATGGAAAGCTTTCCAGCATGTCGCCTCTTACGATTCTGTTGTGTCAGAATGGTTCTGGAAGCAATCGAATAAAG GAGAGATGTTTCCCCCAAGCTTTACTGTGCCACTTGAGCTGAAGTCTACACTCCGGTATGGCGAAAATCCTCATCAGAGTGCTGCGTTCTATACTGACAAGAGCCTTTCTCGTGTCGGTGCTGGTGGCATTGGCAATCTTATTCAACACCATGGAAAG GAAATGTCTTACAACAACTACTTGGATGCGGATGCTGCGTGGAATTGCGTATCAGAGTTTGATAGTCCTACTTGTGTTGTGGTGAAGCACACAAATCCATGTGGCGTTGCTTCACGACAGGACATTCTTGAAGCTTACAGGTTAGCTGTAAAGGGAGATGCTGTCAGTGCATTTGGTGGGATAGTTGCATTCAACACGATAATTGACGAG GATCTTGCGAAGGAAATTCGTGAGTTCAGGAGTCCTACAGATGGTCAGACACGGATGTTCTATGAGATAGTGGTTGCTCCTGGCTATACAGACAAGGGTCTTGAGATTCTCCAAGGCAAGTCAAAGACGCTGAGAATACTCGAGGCGAAGAGAAGTGGAAAAGGGATGCTTTCACTTAGGCAGGTGAGTGGTGGGTGGTTGGCCCAGGAGTCTGATGATCTAACCCCTGAAGAGATCACCTTTACCACAAAGTCTGAGAGGTCTCCGCAAGAAAACGAGCTTGCCGATGCCAAATTTGCCTGGCTTTGCGCAAAACATGTCAAGAGCAATGCCATCGTGATAGCCAAG AACAACTGCATGCTGGGAATGGGCAGTGGTCAGCCGAACAGACGAGAGAGCGTCAGAATTGCCTTCAGGAAGGCAGGTGAAGAGGCCAAGGGAGCTGCATTGGCTAGCGACGCCTTCTTTCCTTTTG CCTGGAACGACGCCGTTGAGGAGGCGTGCCAGAACGGCATCGGAATCATCGCTCAGCCTGGAGGCAGTAAGAAGGATGAAGACGCCATTGCGTGCTGCAACAAGTACGGTGTGTCGCTCGTCCTCACCGGTGTTAGGCACTTCAAGCATTAG
- the LOC136493718 gene encoding peroxisomal 2,4-dienoyl-CoA reductase [(3E)-enoyl-CoA-producing]-like codes for MESPFRADLLRGKAALVTGGGSGIGFEIAAQLARHGAHVTLMGRRREVLDKAVAALRSEGLTAVGFDGDVRKQEDAARVIAATVEHFGKLDILVNGAAGNFLASPEDLKPKGFQTVLDIDTVGTYTMCYEALKYLKKGGPGRVPSSGGLIINISATLQYTAAWYQIHVSAAKAGVDSITRSLALEWGTDYDIKVNGIAPGPIQDTPGMRKLAPEEMSKEKRETMPLFKLGEKWDIAMAALYLASDAGKYVNGAIIIVDGGLWLSWPRHIPKEEVKALSKVVEKKVRASGVGVPSSKL; via the exons ATGGAGTCGCCGTTCCGCGCGGACCTGCTGAGGGGCAAGGCCGCGCTGGTCACGGGCGGGGGCTCCGGCATCGGCTTCGAGATCGCCGCGCAGCTCGCGCGCCACGGCGCGCACGTCACGCTCATGGGCCGCCGCCGCGAGGTCCTCGACAAGGCCGTCGCCGCGCTCCGCTCCGAGGGCCTCACG GCTGTTGGTTTTGATGGAGATGTCCGCAAGCAAGAGGATGCTGCCAGAGTGATTGCAGCAACGGTTGAGCATTTCGGCAAGCTGGACATTCTTGTCAATGGTGCTGCTGGCAACTTCCTTGCCTCCCCAGAGGATTTGAAGCCCAAGGGATTCCAAACTG TTCTTGACATTGACACTGTGGGTACATACACAATGTGTTATGAAGCCCTCAAGTATCTCAAAAAGGGTGGACCAGGGAGAGTTCCTTCCTCTGGTGGCCTTATCATTAACATAAGCGCTACGCTGCAATACACGGCAGCCTGGTACCAAATTCATGTCTCTGCCGCCAAG GCAGGTGTTGATAGTATCACAAGATCATTGGCTCTGGAATGGGGAACAGATTACGACATTAAAGTAAATGGAATTGCACCTGGACCAATTCAAGACACTCCAGGAATGAGGAAACTTGCGCCTGAAGAAATGAGCAAGGAGAAACGAGAAACGATGCCATTATTTAAGCTTGGGGAGAAATGGGACATAGCAATGGCCGCACTCTATCTAGCTTCTGATGCAG GAAAATATGTAAATGGGGCTATAATTATTGTTGACGGAGGCCTTTGGTTGAGTTGGCCTCGCCATATTCCCAAGGAGGAAGTGAAGGCACTCTCTAAAGTTGTCGAGAAGAAGGTTAGGGCCTCTGGTGTTGGGGTGCCATCCAGCAAATTGTGA
- the LOC136493716 gene encoding uncharacterized protein isoform X2 — protein MPLHLLSSPAAAAKLAAGLRAAPLRRCHSFAPPLRHTDRVALASSLSVAARSASPAVAAAQTELSDLAYLGNGLQGLGYSIVSTGGTASSLEAAGVSVTKVEEITHFPEMLDGRVKTLHPSVHGGILARRDQEHHLKALKDHGIGTFDVVVVNLYPFYDKVTSGNISFEDGIETIDIGGPTMIRAAAKNHKDVLIVVDHNDYPALLEYLKGNQEDQQFRRMLAWKAFQHVASYDSVVSEWFWKQSNKGEMFPPSFTVPLELKSTLRYGENPHQSAAFYTDKSLSRVGAGGIGNLIQHHGKEMSYNNYLDADAAWNCVSEFDSPTCVVVKHTNPCGVASRQDILEAYRLAVKGDAVSAFGGIVAFNTIIDEDLAKEIREFRSPTDGQTRMFYEIVVAPGYTDKGLEILQGKSKTLRILEAKRSGKGMLSLRQVSGGWLAQESDDLTPEEITFTTKSERSPQENELADAKFAWLCAKHVKSNAIVIAKNNCMLGMGSGQPNRRESVRIAFRKAGEEAKGAALASDAFFPFAWNDAVEEACQNGIGIIAQPGGSKKDEDAIACCNKYGVSLVLTGVRHFKH, from the exons ATGCCGCTCCACCTGCTCTCgtccccggccgccgccgccaagctCGCCGCAGGCCTGCGCGCGGCGCCTCTCCGCCGCTGCCACAGCTTCGCCCCGCCGCTGCGACACACG GACCGCGTGGCCCTGGCGTCGTCCCTCTCGGTGGCGGCGCGGTCTGCCAGCCCCGCCGTGGCAGCGGCGCAGACCGAGCTCAGCG ACTTGGCTTATCTTGGCAACGGTCTTCAGGGCTTGGG GTATTCCATCGTCTCCACTGGTGGAACAGCATCCAGCCTGGAAGCCGCAGGAGTCAGTGTAACAAAAGTTGAAGAAATCACACATTTCCCTGAAATG CTTGATGGACGAGTGAAAACATTGCACCCAAGTGTACATGGTGGTATTCTTGCCAGGAGAGACCAGGAGCATCATTTGAAGGCACTAAAGGATCATGGAATTG GGACATTTGATGTGGTTGTGGTTAATTTGTATCCCTTTTATGACAAAGTCACCTCTGGTAACATCTCTTTTGAGGATGGCATTGAAACTATTGATATTGGTGGGCCCACAATGATCAGAGCTGCAGCCAAG AACCATAAGGATGTTCTTATTGTGGTGGATCATAATGATTATCCTGCTTTACTGGAGTACCTTAAAGGAAATCAAGAGGATCAGCAGTTCCGCAGGATGTTGGCATGGAAAGCTTTCCAGCATGTCGCCTCTTACGATTCTGTTGTGTCAGAATGGTTCTGGAAGCAATCGAATAAAG GAGAGATGTTTCCCCCAAGCTTTACTGTGCCACTTGAGCTGAAGTCTACACTCCGGTATGGCGAAAATCCTCATCAGAGTGCTGCGTTCTATACTGACAAGAGCCTTTCTCGTGTCGGTGCTGGTGGCATTGGCAATCTTATTCAACACCATGGAAAG GAAATGTCTTACAACAACTACTTGGATGCGGATGCTGCGTGGAATTGCGTATCAGAGTTTGATAGTCCTACTTGTGTTGTGGTGAAGCACACAAATCCATGTGGCGTTGCTTCACGACAGGACATTCTTGAAGCTTACAGGTTAGCTGTAAAGGGAGATGCTGTCAGTGCATTTGGTGGGATAGTTGCATTCAACACGATAATTGACGAG GATCTTGCGAAGGAAATTCGTGAGTTCAGGAGTCCTACAGATGGTCAGACACGGATGTTCTATGAGATAGTGGTTGCTCCTGGCTATACAGACAAGGGTCTTGAGATTCTCCAAGGCAAGTCAAAGACGCTGAGAATACTCGAGGCGAAGAGAAGTGGAAAAGGGATGCTTTCACTTAGGCAGGTGAGTGGTGGGTGGTTGGCCCAGGAGTCTGATGATCTAACCCCTGAAGAGATCACCTTTACCACAAAGTCTGAGAGGTCTCCGCAAGAAAACGAGCTTGCCGATGCCAAATTTGCCTGGCTTTGCGCAAAACATGTCAAGAGCAATGCCATCGTGATAGCCAAG AACAACTGCATGCTGGGAATGGGCAGTGGTCAGCCGAACAGACGAGAGAGCGTCAGAATTGCCTTCAGGAAGGCAGGTGAAGAGGCCAAGGGAGCTGCATTGGCTAGCGACGCCTTCTTTCCTTTTG CCTGGAACGACGCCGTTGAGGAGGCGTGCCAGAACGGCATCGGAATCATCGCTCAGCCTGGAGGCAGTAAGAAGGATGAAGACGCCATTGCGTGCTGCAACAAGTACGGTGTGTCGCTCGTCCTCACCGGTGTTAGGCACTTCAAGCATTAG